The following coding sequences are from one Nitrososphaerales archaeon window:
- a CDS encoding RNA polymerase Rpb4 yields the protein MADISKKTIITIPEVKDILDKASPETMDQIQRWTHDYVTKFSKIDGKKAKKMKEKLMQECSLAETEAAEIVNIMPTSIEELRAFTFGWKKLILTDTLEKMLKIIKENA from the coding sequence TTGGCAGATATTTCAAAAAAAACTATAATTACTATACCGGAAGTCAAGGATATCCTTGATAAGGCTAGTCCTGAAACTATGGATCAGATTCAGCGATGGACGCATGATTATGTAACAAAGTTCTCGAAGATAGATGGGAAGAAAGCTAAGAAAATGAAGGAAAAACTTATGCAAGAGTGCAGCCTTGCGGAAACGGAAGCAGCTGAAATAGTTAACATTATGCCAACAAGCATCGAGGAGCTTCGTGCTTTTACTTTTGGTTGGAAGAAACTGATACTTACTGACACCTTGGAAAAGATGCTAAAGATAATCAAGGAGAATGCGTAG
- the radA gene encoding DNA repair and recombination protein RadA → MSEELELENIEGVGPVTKQKLLEAGIHTIMDLLVRGPMGVSDATGLDVDKATSICNRARTKLVEIGRLEKDFVTATEIYKKRQSIERISTGTNSLDDLLSGGIETQAITEIYGEYGTGKTQICHTLCVMVQMPKNKGGLEAGAIYIDTEGTFRPERIYSIAEARGLDPNEALEKVVVAKAYNSAHQELIMEDLGSVISKTCARLLIVDSAVAHYRAEFLGRGTLAGRQQRLNKFMHIMLRIAETYNIAAVATNQIQASPDTFFGDPFRPTGGHVVAHTSTYRIYLKRSGKNRIARMVDSPYHAEREVIFRLTEKGVEDAEETSKRSKS, encoded by the coding sequence GTGAGTGAAGAGCTAGAGTTAGAGAATATTGAAGGCGTCGGTCCCGTAACCAAGCAAAAGCTGCTTGAAGCTGGTATCCATACTATAATGGACCTTCTTGTTAGAGGTCCAATGGGCGTTTCTGATGCCACTGGCTTGGATGTTGATAAGGCCACTTCCATATGTAATAGAGCACGGACGAAACTTGTAGAGATTGGAAGGTTAGAAAAGGACTTTGTTACAGCCACAGAAATTTACAAGAAGAGGCAGTCCATTGAGCGCATCAGCACTGGTACTAATAGCCTTGATGACTTGCTTAGTGGTGGAATTGAAACACAGGCCATTACAGAGATTTATGGAGAATATGGTACGGGCAAGACACAGATCTGCCATACTTTATGTGTAATGGTTCAGATGCCAAAAAATAAAGGGGGGCTAGAAGCTGGTGCAATTTACATAGACACTGAAGGAACGTTCAGACCTGAGCGTATTTATTCGATAGCTGAAGCAAGGGGTTTAGATCCAAACGAAGCTTTGGAAAAGGTTGTAGTTGCTAAAGCATACAATAGTGCACACCAAGAACTTATAATGGAAGATCTGGGATCTGTCATAAGCAAGACGTGTGCTAGATTGTTAATTGTGGATTCGGCTGTTGCTCATTACCGTGCTGAATTTCTTGGCAGGGGAACCCTTGCAGGTAGACAGCAGAGATTGAACAAGTTCATGCATATTATGCTAAGAATTGCTGAGACATACAATATAGCTGCTGTTGCAACGAATCAAATACAAGCATCACCCGATACATTCTTTGGCGATCCCTTCAGACCAACTGGTGGACATGTAGTAGCGCACACAAGCACCTATAGAATATATCTAAAGAGATCAGGCAAGAATAGAATTGCAAGGATGGTTGATAGCCCATACCACGCAGAACGGGAAGTTATCTTCCGCCTAACAGAGAAGGGCGTTGAGGATGCAGAAGAGACGTCTAAGAGAAGCAAGAGCTAG